The following coding sequences lie in one Deinococcus malanensis genomic window:
- a CDS encoding DoxX family protein: MTIAPTTARTPLQRVDLALTILRVVIGVIFIAHGYQKIFMYTLPGTTGAFTQMGIPLPGLAAPAIAFIELLGGAALIAGLGTRIAAALLALNMLGAIVLVHLKAGFFNPNGVEFPLALLAATVALALTGAGAYALDARLNKRA; encoded by the coding sequence ATGACCATTGCCCCCACCACCGCCCGCACCCCCCTTCAGCGCGTTGACCTTGCCCTCACCATCCTCCGCGTCGTCATCGGCGTCATCTTCATCGCCCACGGCTACCAGAAAATCTTCATGTACACCCTGCCCGGCACCACCGGCGCCTTCACCCAGATGGGCATCCCCCTCCCCGGCCTCGCCGCGCCCGCCATCGCGTTCATCGAACTTCTCGGCGGCGCCGCCCTGATTGCCGGACTCGGCACCCGCATCGCTGCCGCCCTGCTCGCCCTCAACATGCTCGGCGCCATCGTCCTGGTCCACCTCAAAGCCGGCTTCTTCAACCCGAACGGCGTGGAATTCCCCCTCGCCCTGCTCGCGGCCACCGTTGCCCTCGCCCTCACCGGCGCCGGCGCCTACGCCCTGGACGCCCGCCTCAATAAGCGCGCCTGA
- a CDS encoding MarR family winged helix-turn-helix transcriptional regulator: MISDSTRSSASASTLEHQTYLALQGLALGLKDETEQLLKNEGLTLTQLNVLRILRGSGEDALTCGDIAGRLLNKDPDVTRLLDRMEKQGLIERARSAHDRRVLLTRLSPQGRETVARLDAPLMDLHRRQFQHLPPERLRLLLDLLGEATRTEVT, encoded by the coding sequence ATGATCAGCGATTCCACACGGTCCTCCGCGTCCGCCTCCACCCTCGAGCACCAGACGTACCTCGCGTTGCAGGGGCTGGCACTGGGCCTCAAGGACGAAACCGAGCAGCTGCTCAAGAACGAAGGGCTGACCCTCACGCAGCTCAACGTCCTGCGCATCCTGCGGGGATCCGGCGAAGACGCCCTGACCTGTGGTGACATCGCGGGGCGGCTCCTCAACAAGGACCCCGACGTGACCCGCCTGCTTGACCGGATGGAGAAGCAGGGCCTGATCGAACGGGCCCGCAGCGCGCACGACCGCCGGGTGCTGCTGACCCGTCTGTCTCCTCAGGGCCGCGAGACCGTGGCCCGCCTGGACGCTCCCTTGATGGACCTGCACCGCCGACAGTTCCAGCACCTGCCGCCTGAGCGGCTCCGGTTGCTGCTTGACCTGCTGGGCGAGGCGACCAGGACGGAGGTGACCTGA
- a CDS encoding Sec-independent protein translocase subunit TatA/TatB, whose product MDIGLIALVATLVFGPRKIPELGRSLGQGIREFRRGTLDLKRDLALTVTDDQRVRNGPV is encoded by the coding sequence ATGGACATTGGCCTGATCGCTCTTGTTGCCACCCTGGTGTTTGGCCCTCGGAAAATTCCGGAACTCGGGAGGAGCCTCGGGCAGGGCATCCGCGAGTTCCGCAGAGGCACCCTTGACCTGAAACGCGACCTTGCCCTGACCGTGACTGACGACCAGCGAGTCCGCAACGGCCCGGTCTGA
- a CDS encoding PepSY-associated TM helix domain-containing protein, whose product MQRAVLNDFHRGRDAGPLWSWLIDLSGVFLTVVSLTGLALLVFLKKIRAGALITLVAGGVIMVGLMHFGV is encoded by the coding sequence ATCCAGCGGGCTGTCCTCAACGACTTTCACCGGGGACGGGACGCGGGCCCCCTGTGGTCGTGGCTGATTGACCTGTCGGGTGTATTTCTGACGGTCGTGTCCCTCACCGGCCTGGCGTTGCTGGTGTTCCTGAAAAAGATCCGGGCGGGCGCGCTGATCACCCTCGTGGCCGGCGGCGTGATCATGGTCGGCTTGATGCACTTCGGCGTCTGA